The following are encoded together in the Nocardioides sp. Arc9.136 genome:
- the pgm gene encoding phosphoglucomutase (alpha-D-glucose-1,6-bisphosphate-dependent), protein MADQRAGQPAEPRDLVDVAHLVTAYYTGVPDPEDVAQQVAFGTSGHRGTSLSTSFNETHIVATTQAICDHRREQGYDGPLFLGRDTHALSEPAWASALEVLVANDVTVLVDSRDGYTPTPAVSHAILRANGGRTTGAGLADGIVVTPSHNPPTDGGFKYNPPHGGPAGSDATTAIAARANELIAGGLGDVRRVPFARARADAGSYDFLGSYVDDLPSVVDVAAIRQAGVRIGADPLGGASVAYWGEIADRHGLDLTVVNPLVDPTWRFMTLDWDGKIRMDCSSPHAMASLIERRADYDVATGNDADADRHGIVTPDAGLMNPNHFLAVAIGHLFGGARPDWPAGARIGKTLVSSSMIDRVAASLGRPMVEVPVGFKWFVPGLVDGSFGFGGEESAGASFLRTDGSAWTTDKDGIILALLASEIVARTGRSPSEHYADLVAAHGEPAYARIDAPATREQKAALSRLSADDVTATELAGEPITATLTEAPGNGAAIGGLKVTTESAWFAARPSGTEDVYKVYAESFRGPEHLALVQEEAQALVTAALG, encoded by the coding sequence GTGGCCGACCAGCGCGCGGGACAGCCCGCGGAACCCCGGGACCTCGTCGACGTGGCGCACCTCGTCACCGCCTACTACACCGGCGTGCCCGATCCCGAGGACGTCGCCCAGCAGGTCGCCTTCGGCACCAGCGGGCACCGCGGCACGTCGCTGTCGACGTCGTTCAACGAGACCCACATCGTCGCGACCACCCAGGCGATCTGCGACCACCGGCGCGAGCAGGGGTACGACGGCCCGCTGTTCCTCGGCCGGGACACCCACGCGCTGTCGGAGCCGGCCTGGGCCTCGGCGCTCGAGGTGCTGGTCGCCAACGACGTGACCGTGCTGGTCGACTCCCGCGACGGCTACACCCCCACGCCCGCGGTCTCCCACGCGATCCTGCGCGCCAACGGCGGTCGCACCACCGGCGCCGGGCTCGCCGACGGCATCGTCGTCACCCCCTCGCACAACCCGCCCACCGACGGCGGATTCAAGTACAACCCGCCCCACGGCGGCCCGGCGGGCAGCGACGCGACGACCGCGATCGCCGCCCGCGCCAACGAGCTGATCGCCGGCGGCCTGGGCGACGTACGACGCGTGCCGTTCGCGCGCGCCCGCGCCGACGCCGGCTCCTACGACTTCCTCGGCTCCTACGTCGACGACCTGCCCTCCGTGGTGGACGTCGCGGCGATCCGCCAGGCCGGGGTGCGGATCGGCGCGGACCCGCTGGGCGGCGCGTCCGTGGCGTACTGGGGCGAGATCGCCGACCGGCACGGCCTCGACCTGACCGTCGTGAACCCGCTCGTGGACCCGACCTGGCGGTTCATGACGCTGGACTGGGACGGCAAGATCCGGATGGACTGCTCCTCCCCCCACGCGATGGCCTCGCTGATCGAGCGGCGCGCGGACTACGACGTGGCGACCGGCAACGACGCCGACGCCGACCGGCACGGGATCGTCACGCCCGACGCCGGGCTGATGAACCCCAACCACTTCCTCGCCGTCGCCATCGGGCACCTCTTCGGCGGCGCCCGGCCGGACTGGCCCGCCGGCGCGCGGATCGGCAAGACGCTCGTCTCCTCCTCGATGATCGACCGGGTCGCGGCCTCGCTCGGCCGGCCGATGGTGGAGGTGCCGGTCGGGTTCAAGTGGTTCGTGCCGGGGCTCGTCGACGGGTCGTTCGGCTTCGGCGGCGAGGAGTCGGCCGGCGCGTCGTTCCTGCGGACGGACGGCAGCGCCTGGACCACCGACAAGGACGGCATCATCCTCGCCCTGCTCGCCTCCGAGATCGTCGCGCGCACCGGCCGCTCGCCCTCCGAGCACTACGCCGACCTGGTCGCCGCGCACGGCGAGCCGGCGTACGCCCGCATCGACGCCCCGGCCACGCGCGAGCAGAAGGCGGCCCTGTCGAGGCTGTCCGCGGACGACGTCACGGCCACCGAGCTCGCCGGCGAGCCGATCACCGCGACCCTCACCGAGGCGCCCGGCAACGGCGCCGCGATCGGCGGGCTGAAGGTGACCACGGAGTCGGCGTGGTTCGCGGCCCGGCCGTCGGGCACCGAGGACGTCTACAAGGTGTACGCCGAGTCGTTCCGCGGCCCCGAGCACCTCGCGCTCGTCCAGGAGGAGGCGCAGGCGCTCGTCACCGCCGCGCTCGGGTAG
- a CDS encoding VOC family protein — METTPQDAPAATVSLGAVNVAAHDPEGLAAFWSTVLGAPSTSPTPGLVILPPTAGGFGMMFMQRTDESGSTLHLDLTVPWGSREAEVERLVAAGAEHRWDVLDEVPWVRWTTLADPEGNLFCLGEHPPGDPQA; from the coding sequence ATGGAGACCACACCGCAGGACGCACCCGCCGCAACCGTCAGCCTCGGCGCCGTCAACGTCGCCGCCCACGACCCCGAGGGCCTCGCCGCCTTCTGGTCCACGGTGCTCGGCGCACCGTCGACGTCCCCGACGCCCGGGCTGGTGATCCTGCCGCCGACGGCCGGCGGCTTCGGGATGATGTTCATGCAGCGCACCGACGAGTCCGGCAGCACCCTCCACCTCGACCTCACGGTCCCCTGGGGCAGCCGCGAGGCGGAGGTGGAGCGGCTGGTGGCTGCCGGGGCCGAGCACCGGTGGGACGTCCTCGACGAGGTCCCGTGGGTCCGGTGGACGACCTTGGCGGACCCGGAGGGCAACCTGTTCTGCCTCGGCGAGCACCCGCCGGGCGACCCGCAGGCGTGA